The Sphingobacteriaceae bacterium genome has a window encoding:
- the pseG gene encoding UDP-2,4-diacetamido-2,4,6-trideoxy-beta-L-altropyranose hydrolase, with translation MTGINRPPLVIRADGNARMGTGHVMRMLALAQAYRRRGGRVVFLAADIPDALVRVLEGHQVAVNRVPAAPGSEDDARLAARQAAEEEAGWVVLDGYHFGPDYQAWLQSRGFKVLVMDDMAHLPSYHGHIIVNQNLHAPLCRYPVNNGTRLLLGPDYVLLREEFRRRRAQRRAVGLEARRVLVTMGGGDSGNFTATVIRALKKSRLALEITAVVGPANPHRAALQALANGTGTRIITSPPSMADLMAWADLAISAGGSTVWELAFMGLPALLVTTAGNQAGIVDACARTGMAVNLGDPARLDEEDILQVVEQLIRSPVMRRRMAAAGAQLVDGGGCDRIIDAMSAGNGQ, from the coding sequence ATGACGGGCATCAATCGGCCGCCCCTGGTCATCCGGGCCGACGGCAACGCCCGGATGGGAACGGGCCACGTCATGCGCATGCTGGCCCTGGCCCAGGCCTATCGCCGCAGGGGCGGGCGGGTGGTCTTCCTGGCGGCGGACATCCCCGACGCCTTGGTCCGGGTTCTTGAGGGCCATCAAGTGGCAGTCAACCGGGTGCCGGCTGCTCCCGGCAGCGAGGACGATGCCCGGCTGGCGGCCCGGCAGGCCGCCGAAGAAGAGGCCGGATGGGTGGTGCTGGACGGCTACCATTTCGGGCCGGACTACCAGGCCTGGCTGCAAAGCCGGGGCTTCAAGGTGCTGGTCATGGACGACATGGCCCACCTGCCCAGCTACCATGGCCACATCATCGTCAACCAGAACCTCCACGCCCCTTTGTGCCGGTATCCCGTAAACAACGGCACCCGGCTGCTCCTGGGCCCCGACTATGTGCTTCTCAGGGAAGAGTTCCGCCGCCGGCGAGCCCAGCGGCGGGCCGTCGGCCTCGAGGCCCGGCGGGTTCTGGTCACCATGGGCGGCGGCGACAGCGGCAACTTTACCGCCACAGTCATCCGGGCTTTGAAAAAGTCTCGTTTGGCTTTGGAGATTACGGCAGTGGTGGGGCCCGCCAATCCCCATCGGGCGGCCCTGCAGGCCTTGGCCAACGGAACGGGGACGAGAATCATCACCAGCCCCCCGTCCATGGCGGACCTCATGGCCTGGGCCGATCTGGCCATCAGCGCCGGGGGGAGCACGGTGTGGGAACTGGCCTTCATGGGCCTGCCCGCACTGCTGGTGACCACGGCCGGCAATCAGGCGGGAATCGTAGACGCCTGCGCCCGGACCGGCATGGCCGTCAACCTGGGCGACCCGGCCCGTTTGGATGAGGAAGATATTTTGCAGGTGGTGGAGCAGTTGATCCGCTCCCCGGTGATGCGGCGACGAATGGCGGCGGCCGGCGCCCAACTGGTTGACGGCGGCGGCTGCGACCGGATTATCGACGCCATGTCCGCCGGGAACGGGCAGTGA
- a CDS encoding formyltransferase family protein, translated as MRIVLFCNNWAGWQAFKWLLAQGEEVVGLVVHPEGSARCRGEILAEARRRPGIAVLDGSRLDREETVRSLAGLRPDIGLSVYFGYILKPEVLSLFPLEVLNLHPSYLPYNRGAHPNVWSIVEETPAGVTLHYVDAGIDTGDIVAQREVPVAPSDTGGSLYRKLERAGLELLQEAWPHIKAGRVRRQPQPRDRGTFHRVAQLGELDRIDLDKEYRARDLINLLRARTFPPYKGAYFEDQGRRVYIRLELEEEQSGGDG; from the coding sequence ATGCGCATCGTCCTGTTCTGCAACAACTGGGCCGGCTGGCAGGCCTTCAAGTGGCTCCTGGCCCAGGGGGAAGAAGTGGTGGGCCTGGTGGTTCATCCCGAAGGCTCGGCCCGTTGCCGCGGGGAAATCCTGGCCGAGGCCCGGCGCCGGCCCGGCATAGCCGTCCTGGACGGCAGCCGGCTGGACCGGGAAGAAACAGTGCGCTCCCTGGCCGGACTGCGGCCCGACATCGGCCTGTCGGTGTACTTCGGCTACATACTGAAGCCGGAAGTGCTGTCCCTGTTTCCCTTGGAGGTCCTGAACCTGCACCCGTCATACCTGCCTTACAACAGGGGCGCCCATCCCAACGTATGGAGCATCGTGGAGGAGACGCCGGCCGGTGTGACCCTCCATTATGTGGATGCGGGCATCGACACGGGCGACATCGTGGCCCAGCGGGAGGTGCCTGTGGCGCCGTCGGACACCGGCGGCTCCTTGTACCGAAAGCTGGAACGGGCCGGCCTGGAATTGCTCCAGGAAGCCTGGCCCCACATCAAGGCCGGCAGGGTCCGGCGGCAGCCCCAGCCCCGCGACAGGGGCACCTTTCACCGGGTTGCCCAACTGGGGGAATTGGACCGCATCGACCTGGACAAGGAATACCGGGCCAGGGATCTCATCAACCTGCTGCGGGCCAGAACCTTTCCGCCCTACAAAGGGGCCTATTTTGAAGATCAGGGCCGGCGCGTCTACATCCGGCTGGAGTTGGAAGAAGAGCAGTCTGGGGGAGATGGCTGA